A single Micromonospora luteifusca DNA region contains:
- a CDS encoding alpha/beta hydrolase-fold protein: MPVAIPRPLTPAPRRRLMLALLAAVTVAAGTVAVPAASAAPPAPLGPTVTRTDKAPTGYAVTFRYRAPADVQQVHIYGDWFYSRPENISCQDCGDARPPAEWQPGDVAATPWHIQAMQKGPDGVWTFTTPLPAGTFRYAFTHDCTNELATGCTLHDDPANQWQIQPQYPGAPGAVRSTIYVPESKKFPTYDTGYQAPVAKIGKLESRRYTSPLSTNPPGVHDIVVYLPHGYDPNRATPYPTLYLSHGSGDHSTAWTMQGMAHLILENAIEDRAVEPMVIVSTDFNGLPGGNEGYVNELRNNIFPFVEQNYHVATRPQDRAFAGFSAGGSRAYTLMYDHTDLFGYHAAWSAGGPAATPAQVDSMKAVAGGIMIGTGLQDRLGNIAENSQRNAAALRAAGVELDEYNVPGVHTWHVWRPLLDHYLRTLTFRSTTTGLDVTTTPAGATHNIKVTATATVGAVSTTTAAPSGKVDFYAGDTHLGSAPVHNGVARLNKTVHGELDGPIVAHYQGDKLFNESQSAPVATR, from the coding sequence ATGCCCGTCGCAATCCCCCGTCCCCTGACGCCGGCGCCGAGGCGTCGGCTGATGCTCGCACTGCTCGCCGCCGTCACCGTCGCGGCCGGCACGGTCGCCGTCCCCGCGGCGTCGGCCGCGCCGCCCGCGCCGCTGGGCCCGACCGTCACCCGCACCGACAAGGCACCAACCGGGTACGCGGTCACCTTCAGGTACCGGGCGCCCGCGGACGTCCAGCAGGTCCACATCTACGGCGACTGGTTCTACTCCCGACCGGAGAACATCTCCTGCCAGGATTGTGGCGACGCACGGCCACCCGCCGAGTGGCAGCCCGGCGACGTCGCGGCCACCCCGTGGCACATCCAGGCCATGCAGAAGGGCCCCGATGGCGTGTGGACGTTCACCACGCCGCTGCCCGCGGGCACCTTCCGCTACGCGTTCACCCACGACTGCACCAACGAGCTCGCCACCGGCTGCACCCTGCACGATGACCCCGCCAACCAGTGGCAGATCCAGCCGCAGTACCCGGGAGCGCCCGGCGCGGTGCGCAGCACGATCTACGTCCCGGAGAGCAAGAAGTTCCCGACGTACGACACCGGCTACCAGGCGCCGGTCGCCAAGATCGGCAAGTTGGAGTCCCGGCGGTACACCTCGCCGCTGTCGACCAACCCTCCGGGCGTGCACGACATCGTCGTCTACCTGCCGCACGGCTACGACCCCAACCGGGCCACGCCGTACCCGACGCTCTACCTGAGCCACGGCAGCGGTGACCACTCGACGGCCTGGACGATGCAGGGCATGGCCCACCTCATCCTGGAGAACGCGATCGAGGATCGTGCCGTGGAGCCGATGGTGATCGTGTCCACCGACTTCAACGGCCTGCCCGGCGGCAACGAGGGTTACGTCAACGAACTGCGGAACAACATCTTCCCGTTCGTCGAGCAGAACTACCACGTCGCCACCCGTCCGCAGGACCGCGCGTTCGCGGGCTTCTCCGCCGGTGGCAGCCGCGCATACACCCTCATGTACGACCACACCGACCTGTTCGGCTACCACGCCGCCTGGAGCGCGGGCGGACCGGCCGCCACCCCGGCGCAGGTCGACAGCATGAAGGCGGTGGCCGGCGGCATCATGATCGGCACCGGGCTCCAGGACCGCCTGGGCAACATCGCCGAGAACTCGCAGCGCAACGCGGCCGCCCTGCGGGCCGCCGGGGTCGAACTGGACGAGTACAACGTGCCCGGCGTGCACACCTGGCACGTCTGGCGCCCCCTGCTGGACCACTACCTGCGGACCCTGACGTTCCGCTCCACCACCACCGGACTCGACGTCACGACGACGCCCGCCGGCGCCACGCACAACATCAAGGTCACCGCCACCGCGACGGTCGGTGCCGTCAGCACCACCACCGCCGCACCCTCCGGCAAGGTCGACTTCTATGCCGGCGACACGCACCTCGGGTCGGCCCCGGTGCACAACGGTGTCGCCCGGCTGAACAAGACCGTGCACGGTGAGCTGGACGGTCCGATCGTCGCCCACTACCAGGGTGACAAGCTCTTCAACGAATCCCAGAGCGCTCCGGTCGCCACCCGGTAA
- a CDS encoding aldehyde dehydrogenase (NADP(+)): MNVVNTVDPRDGRSRATDLTETDESQLEAIAGQASRAAQWLSGQGRLGRADLLDAIAASLESRRVDLVAAAEAETGLSHARLDGELTRAAVQFRMFGDVLRDGGYVEAAIDHAADTPLGRGPDLRRMLVPLGPVAVFGASNFPFAFSVAGGDTAAALAAGCPTVLKAHPSHPLTSHASAEAIESAIRDLGGPDGVIATVYGEEAGRSLVRHPAIRAAALTGSLGAARAIQAAIDERPDPIPLYAELSSVNPIVVLPGAAADRGDQIAEGLFASFTGSGGQLCTKPGLAFLPSDPGADDLVDALRGRVAAAGGAVLLNERIRDAYEDQAAAFERAGAHVSARPQVEPGAGFTVAPMLLEVGLSGLTTEIADECFGPLMVVVRYDDVAELDAVLATVAPSLTGSIHRGPADDAGVVRRLVDVLAARSGRIVFDGYPTGVRVSWAQHHGGPWPSTNAVHTSVGATSIRRFLRPLAWQDAPVWVLPEELRDEYKTIPRRVDGKLESGVA; the protein is encoded by the coding sequence GTGAACGTGGTGAACACGGTCGATCCGCGCGACGGTCGCAGTCGCGCGACGGATCTCACCGAGACGGACGAGTCTCAGCTGGAGGCGATTGCCGGCCAAGCGTCCCGAGCGGCGCAGTGGCTGTCCGGCCAGGGGCGACTCGGCAGAGCCGACCTGCTGGACGCGATCGCGGCGTCCCTGGAGTCCCGTCGCGTGGACCTGGTCGCGGCCGCGGAGGCGGAGACCGGGCTGAGTCACGCGCGACTCGACGGGGAGCTCACGCGGGCGGCGGTCCAGTTCCGGATGTTCGGCGACGTCCTGCGCGACGGAGGGTACGTCGAGGCGGCCATCGACCACGCCGCCGACACACCGCTCGGGCGCGGCCCGGACCTGCGGCGGATGCTCGTACCTCTCGGGCCGGTCGCGGTCTTCGGGGCGAGCAACTTCCCGTTCGCCTTCTCGGTCGCCGGGGGCGACACCGCCGCCGCGCTCGCCGCGGGTTGCCCCACGGTCCTGAAGGCCCACCCGTCCCACCCGCTGACCTCGCACGCCTCCGCCGAGGCGATCGAGTCGGCCATCCGTGACCTGGGCGGACCCGATGGTGTGATCGCGACCGTGTACGGGGAGGAGGCGGGCCGTTCGCTGGTGCGCCACCCCGCGATCCGCGCGGCCGCTCTGACCGGCTCCCTCGGTGCCGCCCGCGCCATCCAGGCGGCCATCGACGAACGCCCTGATCCCATTCCCCTGTACGCCGAGCTGAGCAGCGTGAACCCGATCGTCGTCCTGCCCGGTGCGGCAGCCGACCGGGGTGACCAGATCGCCGAGGGGCTGTTCGCCTCCTTCACCGGCTCGGGCGGTCAACTGTGCACCAAGCCGGGGCTGGCGTTCCTCCCGTCGGACCCGGGCGCTGACGACCTGGTCGACGCGCTGCGGGGGAGGGTCGCCGCCGCCGGCGGTGCGGTCCTGCTCAACGAGCGCATCCGTGACGCGTACGAGGATCAGGCTGCGGCGTTCGAGCGGGCCGGCGCTCATGTCTCCGCGCGGCCCCAGGTCGAGCCCGGCGCGGGCTTCACCGTGGCGCCGATGCTGCTGGAGGTCGGTCTGTCCGGCCTGACCACCGAGATCGCCGACGAGTGCTTCGGGCCGCTCATGGTCGTGGTCCGGTATGACGACGTCGCCGAACTCGACGCCGTGTTGGCGACCGTCGCACCGTCGCTGACCGGTTCCATCCATCGCGGACCGGCCGATGACGCCGGTGTCGTACGCCGGTTGGTCGACGTGCTCGCCGCCCGCTCGGGTCGCATCGTCTTCGACGGCTACCCCACGGGTGTCCGCGTGTCGTGGGCCCAGCACCACGGTGGGCCCTGGCCGTCGACCAACGCGGTGCACACCTCGGTGGGCGCCACGTCGATCCGGCGGTTCCTTCGCCCGCTGGCGTGGCAGGACGCGCCGGTTTGGGTCCTTCCCGAGGAACTACGGGACGAGTACAAAACCATTCCCCGGCGAGTTGACGGAAAATTGGAATCAGGGGTGGCATAG